The nucleotide sequence CTGTCAAAATCGTGGCGGCCAGCAAATAATTAAGCCCGTATTCTCTCACGAGCGGCCCCATTAATAGCGCCATGGCCCCAGTTGCTGCTGAAATCATAGCCGGACGGCCGCCAGCAAATGAGATAACAACAGCCATCGTAAAGGAAGCATATAATCCTATCATCGGATCCACTCCAGCGATAATGGAGAAAGCAATCGCCTCTGGAATAAGCGCTAATGCCACAACGATACCGGCAAGAACATCTGCTCTTATATTAGAAAACCAATCTTTTTTTATTTTTTCTATCATCTTGTTTTACCCCTCATTTATAGTAGGATGTTTTGGCTTTTCACTCTCATGAAAGCCGGGCCGACAGGAACAAAAAACAGTCTATCATCTTTCTTCCCAAAAAGGAACCCTTTTGGTACTTTTTTTGAACACCAACCTGGTTATAGAGGAAGTAAAAATGCAGGCAAAAGTTACTTTACATACTCTCAGGTAAACAGCCTGAAACTTTTACACTAGTTAGGGGAGTCGTTATGTTAATCGGATATATGAGGCCATATTATGAAGATCAAAATTGCGACAGCCAAGCACAGCTTTTAGCAGACTGGTCATGTGAAAAAATCATTAAAGAAGAACATTCATCTGCCAAAAAGAGAAAGGCCCTTGAGCAGATGATTAAGGAACTTCATCCCGGAGATAAAATTATCGTGGCAAAACTTTTTGCATTAGCTGACTCCACTCGCCATTTAGTTGAGCTCTTGGAGACATTGGAGATGAAGGGAGCATTTATTCAATCACTAAAAGAGGAAATTGATACTAGCCACGAAAGCGGCTACCGGTTCAGTGATATTGTTAAGCACCTTGTTGAGTTTCAAAGTGATGTGATAAGCGAAAAGACTAAAAGCGGTGTCCATGAAGCGAGGCAAAAAGGGATTGCAACCGGGAGACCGAGAAAGCCGGATGAAAATGTCAAGAAGGCTATCCGAATGTATCAAAGCAAAAAATATAGCCTAAGTGATATAAAGGAAGAAACAGGGATTAGCAAATCCACATTATATCGATACTTGGAAAGCTAACGGCTTTCCTATCCTCAAAAGGGCGGCCCAAACAATAAGACGGCCGCTCTTTTCCCCTATTCGAATGGTTATATCTCTACCTTTGGGATAGCATTGGCTAAATCCTCTCGTAGCAACTGGCTCAAGATTTCAACGACCTTCGGCTGGAATGGGTCCGTTGTTGTCACTAAGGAAAATTTTCTTTTTACCGGCGCTTCTTTTACTTTTAAAATGACAAGTGAACCATCCATTGCTTCTTTTCTGATTGCCCATTGTGACAACAATGAGATGCCCAAACCGGCTTCAACGGATTCTTTTATAATTTGTGTGCTGCCAAACTCCATTAATTGTTCAGGCGGTTGTTCAAATAGCTGAAACATTTTTTCTGTTGCTTCCCGTGTACCTGATCCCTTTTCTCGAACAATCCATGTCTCCTTC is from Bacillus sp. PK3_68 and encodes:
- a CDS encoding recombinase family protein; this encodes MLIGYMRPYYEDQNCDSQAQLLADWSCEKIIKEEHSSAKKRKALEQMIKELHPGDKIIVAKLFALADSTRHLVELLETLEMKGAFIQSLKEEIDTSHESGYRFSDIVKHLVEFQSDVISEKTKSGVHEARQKGIATGRPRKPDENVKKAIRMYQSKKYSLSDIKEETGISKSTLYRYLES